In bacterium, the following proteins share a genomic window:
- a CDS encoding cytochrome-c oxidase — protein MSSHSHEDHHGELGHIVPFAIYRNVLIGLLVLTVITVWVAKAPSMDFGNLNIAIAMVIASVKASIVALYFMHLKFEDKTTWLYAFFPIMLLVLMMGLIFLDNPFRRADQPVEVNDPLAEQLQQI, from the coding sequence ATGAGTAGTCATTCCCACGAAGATCACCACGGCGAGCTCGGACACATTGTCCCGTTTGCTATTTACCGCAATGTTTTAATTGGACTTCTTGTTCTAACGGTAATAACCGTCTGGGTTGCTAAAGCTCCGAGTATGGACTTTGGGAACCTGAACATAGCAATAGCGATGGTGATAGCATCCGTAAAAGCTTCAATCGTTGCGCTTTATTTTATGCACCTGAAGTTTGAAGACAAGACAACTTGGCTCTATGCCTTTTTCCCCATCATGCTTCTTGTCCTGATGATGGGGCTAATTTTCCTCGACAATCCATTTCGTCGAGCGGATCAACCAGTAGAAGTGAACGATCCGTTGGCCGAGCAGCTCCAGCAAATTTAG
- a CDS encoding cytochrome c oxidase subunit I, producing MTVHSDVAHNNKNYLNHETTLWSWLSTVDHKRIGLMYLFTITGFFIVGGLAALTMRMELASSGADFLSPEQYNVLFTLHGAIMIFLFIVPGIPATMGNFLLPLMIGAKDVAFPRLNLLSFYIYVVGAFMALYALLNPIDTGWTFYAPYSMQTQSAVILMTGAAFVLGFSSILTGLNFVVTVHRLRCPGMTWDRLPVFVWGLYATAVIQTLATPVIGMTLLLLIVERWLGVGIFNPAMGGDPVLFEHLFWFYSHPVVYIMVLPAFGVVGEIIPVFSRKPLFGYKMVCYASVAIALVGFLVWAHHMLVAGISDTSAIYFSVITFGVAIPTAIKVFNWVSTMYKGSISFDTPMLYAMGFVFLFMIAGTTGIYLATLAVDVFYHDTYFVVAHFHYTIQGGAVIGLIAALHFWFPKMTGKMYNEPLAKIAFVLVFVGFNLTFLPQFVLGMEGMPRRYFDYLPEFEGLHRLSSYGAVVNGFGYTFALLNLLGAWIFSKKQAPANPYNSLSLEWNTQSPPIHENFEETPSVTDYPYAYGTPVEGGGH from the coding sequence ATGACTGTTCATAGTGATGTAGCGCACAACAACAAAAACTACTTGAACCATGAGACTACCCTATGGTCGTGGTTGAGCACGGTCGATCACAAGCGAATAGGGCTCATGTACCTCTTTACGATTACGGGGTTCTTTATTGTAGGAGGTCTTGCCGCACTAACGATGCGGATGGAGCTTGCGAGCTCTGGCGCCGACTTCTTAAGCCCTGAACAGTACAATGTGCTCTTTACCCTGCACGGGGCAATCATGATTTTCCTTTTTATCGTTCCAGGAATTCCTGCCACCATGGGGAACTTTCTATTGCCTCTTATGATTGGAGCGAAGGACGTTGCATTTCCGCGGCTCAATCTCCTTAGCTTCTACATCTATGTGGTTGGTGCATTCATGGCGCTCTATGCGCTCTTGAACCCGATTGATACAGGATGGACTTTTTATGCCCCTTACAGCATGCAGACTCAGTCAGCTGTAATACTCATGACCGGGGCGGCTTTTGTCCTCGGGTTCTCTTCGATTCTCACTGGGTTAAATTTTGTTGTAACGGTTCACCGGTTGCGATGCCCTGGGATGACATGGGACCGTTTGCCCGTTTTTGTTTGGGGACTGTACGCAACTGCCGTGATTCAAACATTAGCTACGCCAGTTATTGGGATGACTCTACTTCTTCTCATAGTGGAGCGGTGGCTCGGAGTGGGAATTTTTAATCCTGCAATGGGGGGAGATCCTGTATTGTTTGAGCACCTCTTCTGGTTCTACTCCCATCCGGTTGTTTACATTATGGTGCTACCTGCTTTTGGTGTGGTTGGAGAAATTATCCCTGTTTTTTCGAGAAAGCCGCTATTTGGTTACAAAATGGTCTGCTATGCATCTGTTGCAATTGCGCTTGTTGGCTTCCTCGTTTGGGCGCACCACATGCTCGTTGCTGGGATTTCTGACACTTCCGCTATTTACTTCTCAGTAATTACCTTCGGTGTGGCAATACCTACGGCGATTAAGGTCTTTAACTGGGTGAGCACGATGTATAAGGGATCCATCTCTTTTGATACCCCGATGTTATATGCGATGGGGTTTGTCTTCTTGTTCATGATAGCAGGGACAACAGGAATCTACCTCGCCACTCTCGCCGTTGATGTGTTCTATCACGATACTTATTTTGTTGTCGCGCACTTTCACTATACGATACAGGGTGGAGCTGTAATTGGACTCATTGCAGCGCTTCACTTCTGGTTCCCGAAAATGACAGGGAAGATGTATAATGAGCCACTAGCGAAGATCGCTTTTGTTCTCGTGTTCGTTGGTTTTAACCTCACCTTTCTTCCTCAATTTGTTCTTGGGATGGAAGGGATGCCACGCAGATACTTCGATTACCTTCCCGAATTTGAAGGTCTTCACCGACTCTCTTCCTATGGTGCTGTTGTAAATGGGTTTGGATATACATTCGCTCTTTTAAACCTGTTAGGTGCTTGGATATTTAGTAAGAAGCAAGCCCCTGCTAATCCATACAATTCGCTCTCGCTTGAGTGGAACACTCAGTCGCCACCGATTCATGAAAACTTTGAAGAGACGCCTTCCGTCACAGATTATCCTTACGCTTACGGAACGCCAGTAGAGGGTGGGGGGCATTAA
- the coxB gene encoding cytochrome c oxidase subunit II has product MFRYLPEQGSKIAPRVDWLHHWITDLSVLFTVAVCGAMLYFAVRYRKRDGKDHETPRIEGNNFLEVIWTVVPTLICIWVAYYGIVIFQDMREGEGEALVVNATASQWKWEFQYENGKSTVGELVVPVNRPVKVVITAKDVLHSFFVPAMRVKKDAIPGRYTSVVFTPVKTGSYNTFCTEYCGTSHSGMLAELRVVSEAEYGRWVNDRSADLAKLTMDPATLGSKLYEEKGCNACHSLNGSRLVGPSFLKLYESEERKFADDSAMSFGGEFSIEDYIRESILYPNKKVVAGYPAGLMPAFEGQLSDGEIKALIAFIRKQDGSAAQSEEATGDSGEDLQAKLAKMSPVERGEYHYQTKACIGCHSLDGSNLVGPTFKGLYGKNREFVDGTSGAADAEYIKSSILNPNGNIVAGYQPNLMPQNYRDQLSDEDLEAIVEFIRSKQN; this is encoded by the coding sequence ATGTTTCGATATTTGCCTGAGCAAGGGTCAAAGATAGCACCAAGAGTTGATTGGCTGCATCACTGGATTACAGATCTTTCTGTGCTTTTTACCGTCGCTGTCTGTGGAGCAATGCTCTATTTCGCGGTTCGTTATCGAAAGCGAGACGGGAAAGACCATGAGACACCTCGAATTGAAGGGAATAACTTTCTCGAGGTGATATGGACAGTTGTTCCAACCTTGATCTGTATTTGGGTGGCTTACTACGGAATTGTGATCTTCCAAGATATGCGGGAAGGCGAGGGCGAAGCTCTTGTTGTGAACGCAACCGCGAGTCAGTGGAAGTGGGAATTCCAGTACGAGAACGGAAAGTCGACGGTTGGCGAATTGGTCGTGCCTGTGAATCGACCCGTTAAGGTTGTAATCACGGCAAAAGATGTGCTGCACAGTTTTTTCGTCCCGGCAATGCGGGTGAAAAAAGATGCAATTCCCGGGCGCTATACGTCGGTAGTCTTCACTCCGGTAAAAACGGGCAGTTATAACACATTTTGTACCGAGTATTGTGGAACGAGTCATTCTGGCATGTTGGCTGAGCTACGGGTTGTGTCTGAGGCTGAATATGGTCGATGGGTGAACGACCGTTCAGCGGATCTCGCCAAGCTGACCATGGATCCCGCAACTTTGGGGAGTAAGCTATATGAAGAGAAGGGATGTAACGCTTGCCATAGTTTAAATGGCTCTCGACTCGTCGGGCCGAGTTTTCTTAAGTTGTATGAATCAGAGGAGAGAAAGTTTGCTGATGATAGCGCTATGTCCTTTGGAGGAGAGTTTTCGATCGAGGATTATATTCGAGAATCTATTCTTTATCCCAATAAGAAAGTAGTAGCAGGCTATCCCGCTGGGTTGATGCCGGCGTTTGAAGGACAGTTATCGGATGGCGAGATTAAGGCCCTGATTGCATTCATCCGGAAGCAAGATGGGAGTGCTGCACAAAGCGAAGAGGCAACGGGAGATTCAGGAGAGGACTTGCAGGCAAAGTTGGCAAAGATGTCTCCTGTTGAGCGCGGCGAATATCACTATCAGACGAAAGCGTGTATAGGCTGTCACAGTCTGGATGGTTCTAATCTTGTTGGACCGACCTTTAAGGGGCTGTATGGAAAAAATCGGGAGTTCGTCGATGGAACCTCAGGAGCAGCGGATGCGGAGTACATAAAGAGCTCTATATTGAATCCGAATGGAAATATTGTCGCGGGCTATCAACCGAATCTGATGCCACAAAATTATCGAGATCAACTCTCGGATGAGGATCTTGAGGCAATAGTCGAGTTTATTCGCTCAAAGCAGAACTAG
- a CDS encoding SCO family protein, with protein sequence MIQEGEVRNHLSGLHRREGSSSSLAAFIQNRGVFSGPQTAISQFLSISYKIFVRGILWGRRGSGPLFSMFLAVTLLVLPGAYALEDPGKELKEVGLSTVNGTELDLTLEFVDEDGIRAPLREFLSSEKPNILIPAYYDCPRLCGLLLTGVTELLNTLTLTLGEDYRVVTVSFNPQDGPESAKRIASEFRGKLVFDATKANEGEWRFLSGDEENIVPLMKSLGFHYKEDEGEFAHVAAIFLLSPQGMISQHLAGINFPYRDVRLALVEASQGKIGTLLDRALLFCYRFDDLQGKYTWAAFGFVRTGAGMTLLALVLFFGFLRKRESPPSK encoded by the coding sequence ATGATACAAGAAGGAGAGGTGAGGAATCATTTGTCGGGGTTGCACCGGAGAGAGGGCTCTTCTTCTTCTCTCGCAGCATTCATACAGAATAGAGGCGTATTCAGCGGGCCACAAACTGCAATAAGTCAATTTTTATCAATATCTTACAAAATTTTTGTTCGAGGAATCCTTTGGGGAAGACGGGGGTCTGGGCCCCTCTTCTCTATGTTCTTGGCAGTTACGCTTCTCGTTCTCCCCGGAGCCTATGCCCTTGAGGATCCAGGGAAGGAGCTTAAGGAGGTAGGACTTTCGACTGTCAACGGCACTGAATTAGACCTCACCCTGGAGTTTGTAGATGAGGATGGTATCAGGGCTCCGCTTCGGGAGTTTCTCAGCTCGGAAAAGCCAAACATCCTCATTCCAGCATACTATGACTGCCCGCGGCTATGCGGACTACTGCTTACCGGGGTTACCGAGCTACTCAACACGCTAACGCTTACACTTGGTGAGGATTATCGGGTGGTTACGGTGAGTTTCAATCCTCAAGATGGTCCAGAGTCCGCTAAGCGAATAGCCTCTGAGTTTCGAGGGAAGCTCGTCTTTGATGCGACAAAGGCGAATGAGGGTGAATGGAGGTTTCTGTCTGGAGATGAAGAAAACATTGTTCCTCTCATGAAGTCTTTAGGCTTTCATTACAAGGAGGATGAGGGTGAGTTTGCGCACGTAGCCGCAATCTTTCTTTTATCACCCCAGGGAATGATTTCTCAGCATTTGGCTGGTATAAACTTTCCATACCGAGATGTGAGGTTGGCCCTAGTAGAAGCGAGTCAGGGAAAGATTGGCACTCTCCTCGATCGAGCGCTCCTTTTTTGTTATCGGTTTGATGATTTACAAGGGAAGTATACCTGGGCGGCATTTGGATTCGTAAGAACGGGGGCTGGCATGACGCTGTTGGCCTTAGTACTATTTTTCGGGTTTTTGCGAAAACGAGAGAGCCCTCCAAGCAAGTAG
- a CDS encoding metal-dependent transcriptional regulator: MEDVWKQFEENKITHSAAHHLTAVKELRESRGYARVTDVARLLNITTGSASTNLKNLKSKGFIIEDENRFLELTDEGLQLAQAVLTRKEIFFRFLVDVLDVNNDQAEIDACKTEHLISAETASKLERFVQQYKSKNAA; this comes from the coding sequence ATGGAAGATGTTTGGAAACAGTTTGAGGAAAATAAAATAACCCACAGCGCCGCACACCACCTAACCGCGGTCAAGGAACTCCGAGAGTCACGTGGATATGCTCGAGTGACGGATGTAGCTCGGCTGCTCAATATTACTACTGGTAGCGCATCAACGAATTTGAAGAATCTTAAGTCAAAGGGATTCATCATCGAAGATGAAAACAGATTCTTGGAGCTGACTGACGAAGGACTCCAACTTGCTCAAGCTGTCCTAACTCGAAAAGAAATTTTCTTCAGATTTCTGGTCGATGTACTTGATGTGAATAATGATCAAGCTGAGATTGATGCTTGTAAGACTGAGCACCTGATCAGCGCTGAAACAGCGTCAAAGCTCGAGAGGTTTGTACAGCAATATAAGTCAAAGAATGCAGCCTAA
- a CDS encoding aldo/keto reductase, which produces MIERRRVGTSDIFVSRIGLGGWQASGWETSHAASYEQVVHEAIDRGVNLFDTAPSYGKGEAERLLGKAIGAKRESVIIATKFGPKDSTPKRLRDSLEQSLKNLNTDYIDIYQQHWPPRTPAVDETLGELLKLRDEGKIREIGVSNWGPREFSEVSNASPIMAVQGAYSLLWRRAEKEIFPWCKTEQVAFFAYSPLCQGVLTGKFKSNENLPRDSRRQNIFLQDKLYPEVKSFLSALSDAARGTDGFSMAQVALGWILAQPPVTSVLVGCSRLSQLLEACTIGGDSISQQTELYLSEQSEHFIPLTQLYPSLWNWHPRGAV; this is translated from the coding sequence ATGATTGAACGGAGAAGAGTCGGTACGAGTGATATTTTCGTCAGCCGTATCGGATTAGGAGGATGGCAAGCGAGTGGATGGGAAACGTCTCATGCAGCATCCTATGAGCAGGTTGTGCATGAGGCGATAGACCGAGGGGTTAACTTATTTGATACTGCTCCATCATATGGAAAGGGAGAGGCGGAGCGTCTACTCGGGAAGGCAATTGGAGCAAAGAGAGAGAGCGTGATAATCGCTACGAAGTTTGGCCCAAAGGATTCGACTCCCAAACGTCTGAGAGATTCCTTAGAGCAATCGCTTAAAAATCTTAACACGGATTATATCGATATCTATCAACAACACTGGCCACCGCGCACTCCCGCAGTGGATGAAACCCTTGGAGAGCTGCTCAAATTGCGTGACGAGGGGAAAATCCGTGAGATAGGAGTTTCCAATTGGGGGCCGAGAGAATTTTCGGAAGTCTCGAATGCTTCCCCTATAATGGCTGTTCAGGGTGCATATAGCCTATTATGGAGGCGAGCCGAGAAGGAGATCTTTCCTTGGTGTAAGACGGAGCAGGTAGCTTTTTTTGCCTATTCACCTCTGTGTCAGGGGGTCTTGACGGGAAAGTTTAAGAGCAATGAAAATTTGCCGAGAGACTCACGCCGGCAGAATATTTTTCTTCAGGATAAGCTCTACCCTGAGGTGAAGAGTTTTCTTTCAGCGCTCTCTGATGCAGCGCGGGGCACTGATGGTTTTAGTATGGCACAAGTTGCACTTGGCTGGATTCTGGCACAACCGCCTGTGACTTCAGTGCTCGTAGGCTGCTCGCGTTTATCTCAGCTCTTAGAGGCATGCACGATTGGTGGCGATTCGATCTCTCAACAGACGGAACTCTATCTTTCCGAACAGAGTGAGCACTTTATTCCGTTAACACAATTGTATCCAAGCCTTTGGAACTGGCATCCTCGAGGGGCAGTTTGA
- a CDS encoding isocitrate dehydrogenase (NADP(+)), with the protein MSKIAVKSPVVEIDGDEMTRIIWALIKEKLILPYLDIDLHYYDLSIENRDATEDQVTIDAANAIKEHGVGIKCATITPDEARVEEFGLKKMWKSPNGTIRNIIGGTVFREAIVCKNVPRLVPSWAEPIIIARHAFGDQYRATDFLVPGAGKLTMKFEPADGGEPTEYNVFDFPAAGVALGMYNLDDSIVSFAKSCFEYAKARGVPVYLSTKNTILKAYDGRFKDIFHDIYETHYRAEFEEHGLWYEHRLIDDMVAFAIKGSGGYLWACKNYDGDVQSDIVAQGFGSLGLMTSVLMTEDGKTVESEAAHGTVTRHYRQHQQGKETSTNSIASIYAWTRGLKYRGKFDNTPEVIQFAENLETACVEAVEGGKMTKDLAICIHGSEASRESYLTTEEFLDEVAQRAHEKRK; encoded by the coding sequence ATGAGTAAAATTGCGGTAAAGAGCCCGGTAGTTGAGATTGATGGGGATGAGATGACCCGAATTATTTGGGCGTTGATTAAAGAGAAGCTTATTCTGCCCTATCTTGACATTGATCTGCATTATTATGACCTCTCTATAGAAAATCGAGATGCAACAGAAGATCAGGTTACTATCGATGCAGCAAACGCCATTAAGGAGCATGGTGTCGGGATCAAGTGTGCAACCATTACGCCAGATGAGGCTCGAGTAGAAGAATTTGGACTGAAAAAGATGTGGAAATCTCCGAATGGAACTATCCGAAATATCATCGGTGGAACCGTATTTAGAGAAGCAATCGTCTGTAAAAATGTTCCAAGGCTTGTGCCGAGTTGGGCTGAGCCAATTATCATAGCCAGACATGCATTCGGAGATCAGTATAGGGCAACCGACTTCTTGGTTCCTGGCGCTGGAAAGCTGACGATGAAGTTTGAGCCTGCCGACGGCGGGGAGCCAACTGAGTACAATGTATTTGATTTTCCAGCAGCGGGTGTAGCACTTGGCATGTATAATTTGGACGACTCAATTGTGAGCTTTGCAAAGAGCTGCTTTGAGTACGCAAAAGCAAGGGGAGTTCCCGTTTATTTGTCTACAAAAAATACCATTCTCAAGGCTTATGATGGGCGCTTCAAGGATATTTTTCATGATATTTACGAAACGCACTATCGCGCTGAATTTGAAGAGCACGGACTCTGGTATGAGCATCGTCTTATTGATGATATGGTTGCGTTTGCTATCAAGGGCTCTGGTGGATATTTATGGGCGTGCAAAAACTATGATGGTGATGTGCAGTCAGATATCGTTGCTCAAGGTTTTGGCTCGCTTGGATTAATGACCTCAGTGCTCATGACAGAAGATGGGAAAACGGTAGAGTCCGAAGCGGCTCACGGAACCGTGACTCGCCACTATAGGCAGCATCAACAAGGAAAAGAGACGAGTACGAACTCAATAGCGTCAATTTATGCCTGGACTCGTGGACTGAAGTATCGAGGGAAGTTTGATAATACTCCCGAGGTTATTCAGTTTGCAGAGAATCTGGAGACTGCCTGTGTCGAAGCGGTAGAAGGGGGGAAAATGACCAAGGACCTTGCGATCTGTATCCACGGAAGTGAGGCCTCTCGGGAGAGTTACCTTACAACAGAAGAGTTTCTTGATGAAGTAGCGCAGCGAGCTCATGAAAAGAGAAAGTAG
- a CDS encoding ParA family protein — translation MSIITVANLKGGVGKTSLAINVACAFSKRFCETLLIDLDGQGDASYLLAGHLNKSSSAIRPANPSHSLLERFSTLCKDQIVEVRPGLDLLPVTALRDLIPDGSLQTLAEHGEVLPRLIRNLSYDYDNIIIDTPPAWSAVHGATLSASDLAVVPIDPSEMSVRAAISFLNKASDTTTASALLVRTLVSRQARSITRQAKQKLEQTFLGQSSEDHLGEKIPQRVRLKGLASQVEDGIEIYLSHAAIFRSEIAHKLTYEKKTVFEHKAVSHIAESYMQLASNIEKVAALHQPETLEPLEDMLDLAFA, via the coding sequence ATGAGCATTATCACCGTCGCAAACCTAAAGGGTGGTGTTGGAAAAACTTCACTTGCAATCAATGTTGCATGTGCATTCTCCAAGCGATTCTGCGAAACCTTACTAATCGATCTTGATGGTCAAGGAGACGCATCCTATCTTCTTGCCGGTCATCTGAACAAATCAAGCAGCGCGATACGCCCCGCGAACCCTTCACACAGCTTACTAGAACGGTTCTCGACGCTCTGTAAGGATCAAATAGTGGAAGTTCGGCCAGGCCTTGATCTCTTACCAGTAACTGCCCTTCGTGACCTGATTCCCGATGGCTCCCTACAGACTTTGGCTGAACACGGAGAGGTTCTTCCTCGTCTGATAAGAAACCTATCTTATGACTATGACAATATTATCATCGATACTCCTCCGGCATGGAGCGCCGTTCATGGAGCAACTCTGAGTGCCTCAGACCTTGCCGTAGTACCGATTGATCCAAGTGAGATGAGTGTCCGAGCGGCCATCAGTTTTCTCAATAAAGCATCGGATACGACTACGGCCTCCGCACTCCTCGTGAGAACTCTGGTAAGTCGTCAGGCTCGTAGTATCACTCGTCAAGCAAAACAAAAACTCGAGCAAACATTTCTCGGCCAGTCCTCTGAAGATCACCTAGGCGAAAAGATTCCTCAGCGAGTTCGTCTTAAGGGACTCGCTTCTCAAGTCGAGGACGGCATTGAGATATATCTGTCTCATGCTGCTATTTTTCGCTCTGAAATAGCCCACAAACTCACCTATGAAAAAAAGACCGTCTTTGAGCACAAAGCGGTGTCGCATATTGCTGAGTCATACATGCAGCTTGCGAGCAACATAGAAAAAGTCGCGGCTCTCCATCAGCCCGAGACTTTAGAGCCGCTAGAAGATATGTTGGACCTTGCATTCGCGTAG